Below is a genomic region from Streptomyces ferrugineus.
ATCCAGCCGCACTACGGCCTCAACCTCACCCAGATGTTCGAGGCGATGGAGGAGGGCACGCTCAAGGCCGTCTACTGCATCGGCGAGAACCCGGCGCAGTCGGAGGCGGACAGCGAGCAGGCCGTACGGCGCATGGGGCAGCTCGACTTCCTCGTCGTCCAGGACATCTTCCTGACGAGGACGGCCGAGCTGGCCGACGTCGTCCTCCCCGCGACCGCCGGGTGGGCCGAGACCGAGGGCACCACCACCAACAGCGAGCGCCGGGTCCAGCGGGTGCGCCGGGCCGTCACCGCACCCGGCGAGGCGCGCGAGGACATCGACATCATCTGCGAGCTGGCGGCACGGCTCGGCCACGAGTGGAAGTACGCGGACGCCGAGGCGGTGTGGAACGAGCTGCGCTCGGTCTCCCCCGACCACTACGGGATGACGTACGAACGCCTGGCGGAGCACCAGGGCATCCAGTGGCCGTGCCCGAGCACCGAGCAGCTCGAACCGACGTACCTGCACGGCCGGTTGTGGGAGGGGGATCCGGCGCGGCGCGGCAGGCCGGCGCCGTTCGGGATCGTCCAGCACGATCCGCCGGTCGACCTCACCGACGAGGAGTACCCCGTCCGGCTCACCACCGGGCGACGGCTCGACTCGTACAACACCGGGGTGCAGAGCGGGAGTTTCGCCTCCCCGCTGCGGCGCGGCGAGTACGTCGAGCTCAGCCCGGAGGACGCCGAGCGCTACGGGGTCGTCGTCGGCGAGGAGGTCCAGGTGACCTCGCGGCGCGGTGCGGTCGTGGCACCGGTGTGGGTCGACACGGCGCTGCGGCCCGGGCTCGCCTTCATGACCATGCACTTTCCCGACGAGGTGGACACCAACCAGCTCACGATCGAGGCGAACTGCCCGATCGCGGGCACGGCGGAGTTCAAGGCGTCGGCGATCCGGATCGAGAAGCTCCCCGTCGCGACCATCGTGAGGTGACGTAAGTGGACCTGCACTTCGGCGACAGCAAACCGACGGACGACGAACGGGCGGCCGTCGACGCCCTGTTGGGCCCACCGGAGTCGTCGTGGGAGGGTGCCGACCGCTCCGACGCGGACCTCAGGTGGGCGCGCGGCGGACGCGAGGCCCGGGACCGCCGCGACCTGCTGTTGCCGGGGCTGCACGCCATCAACGACCGGATCGGCTGGATCAGCGAGGGCGCCCTCGACTACCTGTGCCGGCGCCTGACGGTGCCGCCGTCGGAGGCGTACGGGGTGGCCACCTTCTACGCCATGTTCTCCGTGAAGCCGCGTCCGGCCACGGTGCTGCACGTCTGCACCGACCTGGCGTGCGCGGCCACGGGGGCGTCCGAGCTGTGCGCCGGGATCGAGTCGGCTCTCGGTCCCGGTGTCCATGTCGAGCGCAGCCCCTGTCTGGGCCTGTGCGAACGGGCTCCGGCCGCGCTCGCGATCAAGGCCGGGGATCCGGTGCGTACGGCGGTCTCGGCGCCGGCGACCGTGCACGACGCCGTCCTCGCCGCCAGCGCACCGGACTCGGCGCCGCAGGAGCCGCCGGCGGCGATGGCGGTACCGCAGGCCGGGGATCCCGGACTGACCCTGCTGAGCCGGGTCGGGGTCGTCGACCCTTCCTCGCTGGACGACTACCGCGCCCACGGCGGCTACACCGCGCTGCGCCGGGCCTTCGAGATCGGTCCCGCCGGAGTCATCCGTGAGGTCACCGACTCCGGCCTGGTCGGGCGCGGCGGCGCCGCCTTCCCCACCGGCCGCAAATGGCAGGCCACGGCGTCCCAGCCCGACCATCCGCACTACCTCGTCTGCAACGCCGACGAATCGGAGCCGGGCACCTTCAAGGACCGCGTGATCATGGAGGGCGACCCCTATGCGCTGATCGAGGCGATGACGATCGCGGCGTATGCGACGGGCGCCCACAAGGGCTACCTGTATCTGCGCGGCGAGTATCCACGGGCGCTGGCGCGCCTGGAGCACGCCATCGCGCAGGCACGCGCGCGTGGGCTGCTCGGGGACGACGTCCTCGGGCAGGGATACGCCTTCGACATCGAGATCAGGCGAGGGGCGGGGGCGTACATCTGCGGCGAGGAGACGGCCCTGTTCAACTCCATCGAGGGCTACCGGGGCGAGCCGCGCTCGAAGCCGCCGTTCCCGGTGGAGAAGGGGCTGTTCGGCAAGCCGACCGTCGAGAACAACGTGGAGACGCTGGTCAATGTGCTGCCGATCCTGACCATGGGCGCCCCGGCGTACGCGGCGATCGGAACGGAGCGGTCCACCGGGCCGAAGCTGTTCTGCGTGTCAGGGAGTGTGGCGCGGCCCGGGATCTACGAGCTGCCCTTCGGCGCGACACTGGGCGAGCTGCTGGAGCTGGCCGGGGTCCGGGACGGGCTGCGTGCGGTGCTGCTGGGCGGGGCGGCCGGCGGCTTCGTACGGCCGGACGAGCTCGGCATCCCGCTGACCTTCGAGGGCACGCGCGAGGCGGGCACGACGCTCGGCTCGGGTGTGGTCATGGCCTTCGACGACACCGTCCCGCTGCCCCGGCTGCTGCTGCGCATCGCCGAGTTCTTCCGGGACGAGTCGTGCGGGCAGTGCGTGCCGTGCCGGGTCGGGACCGTACGGCAGGAGGAGGCGCTGCACCGGATCGCCGAGCGCACGGGTGCGGCGGCCGCCGATGACATCGCCCTGCTCAGGGAGGTCGGCCGCGCGATGCGGGACGCCTCGATCTGCGGTCTGGGGCAGACCGCGTGGAACGCCGTGGAATCCGCCATCGACCGTCTGGGGGCGTACGAATGACCGTGGTACCGCTGGGGATCCCGCGCCGGCTGCTGGAGTTCACGATCGACGGGGAGCCCGTGCGCACGACGGAGGGCTCCACGATCCTGGACGCCTGCCGGGCGGCGGGGAAGGACATCCCGACCCTGTGCGAAGGGGACACGCTCAGGCCCAAGAACGCCTGCCGGGTGTGCGTGGTGGAGGTCGAGGGGTCCCGGACCCTGGTACCCGCCTGCTCACGCAAGGCCGAGGCCGGCATGGAGGTGCGGACCGGCACCGAGCGGGCCCGGCACAGCCGCAAGATCGTGCTGGAACTGCTCGCCTCGTCGGTGGATCTGTCGACGACCTCGCAGGTCGCCGGATGGATCAAGGAGTACGAGGCGAAGCCGGACCGGTTCGGCCCGGACGCGGCGCGGCTCAACGAGGAGCCGAAGGTCGACAACGAGCTGTATGTGCGGGACTACGACAAGTGCATCCTCTGTTACAAGTGCGTGGACGCGTGTGGGGACCAGTGGCAGAACAGCTTCGCGATCTCCGTGGCCGGACGCGGGTTCGACGCGCGGATCGCGGTGGAGCACGACGCGCCGCTGACCGATTCGGCGTGCGTGTACTGCGGGAACTGCATCGAGGTGTGCCCGACGGGGGCCCTGTCCTTCAAGTCCGAGTTCGACATGCGGGCGGCGGGCACCTGGGACGAGAGCGCGCAGACCGAGACGACGACCGTGTGCGCGTACTGCGGTGTGGGCTGCAACCTCACGCTTCACGTGCAGGACAATGAGATTGTCAAGGTCACCTCGCCGCACGACAACCCGGTGACCCACGGCAACCTCTGTATCAAGGGCCGCTTCGGCTACCAGCACGTACAGAACCGGGACTGAGACACGACATGGGACGAGTCACGGAACGACGCAAGGTGATCCGGATCCGGGACGGGGCGATCTCGACCCGGCCGGACACCCTCGTCGCCGAGGAACCGCTGGAGATCCGGCTCAACGGCAAGCCGCTGGCGATCACGATGCGCACGCCGGGTGACGACTTCGCGCTGGCCGCCGGGTTCCTGGTGAGCGAGGGGGTGCTCGGCGCGGCCGGGGACCTCCAGAACATCGTCTACTGCGCGGGCGCCACGGTGGACGGCTCGAACACCTACAACGTGGTGGACGTGAAGACGGCGCCGGACGTGACCGTCCCCGACATCACCCTCGAACGGAACGTGTACACGACGTCGTCCTGCGGCCTGTGCGGCAAGGCGTCACTCGATGCCGTCCGTACGACGGCCCGCTGGCCGATAGCCGACACTCCCCCGGTCCGGGTCGACCCCGAACTGCTCGCGAGCCTCCCCGACCGGCTGCGCGCGGCCCAGCGGGTCTTCGACCGGACCGGGGGCCTGCACGCGGCGGCCCTGTTCACCGAGGACGGCGAGCTGCTGGACATACGGGAGGACGTGGGCCGGCACAACGCGGTCGACAAGCTGGTCGGCCGCGCCCTGCAGAACGGCGACCTGCCGCTGTCCCGGACGCTCCTGCTGGTCTCGGGGCGGGCCAGCTTCGAGCTGGCGCAGAAGGCGGTGATGGCGGGGATCCCGGTGCTCGCGGCGGTCTCGGCGCCGTCCTCGCTGGCGGTGGATCTCGCCGCGGAGACCGGGCTGACGCTGGTGGGCTTCCTGCGCGGCAGCTCCATGAACGTGTACGCGGGCGAACACCGGCTCGCTCTGCGGACCGCGGCCGCCCAGGCCTGACCGGCTCCCCGCGACACGGCGGCGGGGCCCCGACCGGCGGGGAGCGCCCCCTGCGCCGTGCTGGGGCCCCGCCGTTTTGACAGCTCGGTGGCCTACGGGGTGCGCCGGCCGCTCAGCCACTGGTGAGCGACACGTCCGCGGCCCGGGCCACCGATCCCAGCCGGGGAAAGTCCAGGCGCACCGACGCGTCGTGCTCCGCCGCCGTGAACGCCGTCATCGCGTCCTCCACGAAGACCAGGTCGTAGCCGAGGTCGCCGGCCGCGCGGGCCGTGGACTCGACGCCCAGGTTGGTGGCGATGCCGCCGAGCACCAGGGTGGTGACGCCGCGTTCGCGGAGGCGGTCGTCCAGGCCCGTGCCCTGGAAGCCGCCGATGGTCCGCTTCACGATCTCGACGTCGCCGTCCTTCAGCAGGCCGGCCACCAGGCCGCTGCCGGGCGGTTGCTCGGCGACGCCGGGGCGTTCGACGCGGACGAGGACGACGGTGGCGCCGCGGGAGCGGAAGGCCGCCGCCAACTCCTCGCAGGTCGCGAGGACTTCGGTGCCCTTACGGGGCTCCAGGGGCAGCGCGACGATGCGGTCCATGAGATCGACTAGCACGAGGGCGGTGCGTGCGGCTTCGAGCACGAGGGGTGCGGTCATGACGGAACGTTATCCGCCATCAGCTCTGCGTACCGGAAATCCGGATCAACGGGTCCAGGAATCGGTCACGTTCAGCGGGCGAGAGAAGCCGGGGAGGGGGGCCGTTGGTGTTCCCCATGGCTCCTGGAGGTGTGATGCGTCGCGTCCGCTGCGAATCCAGGCTCGGGGCGCTGGGGGCCGCCCGGCCTCGGGAGGGGGAGGCGGCGCTGGTCACCGCCGCGGCGAGCGGCGCCCTCGCGTCGCTCACGCCCGGCGGGCGGCTCGTGGCCTACAGTTCGGACGGCGGAACAATTCAGACATATGACCTTCTTGTCGGCGCCGAGTCCGTCATCGGATTCCAGCCGGCCCGGATCGCTCGCGGCGATCGAGTCGCGGGGCAACAGAGGGAAAGTGGTACTCCATCCGTGATGTGACACGTGCACGGTTCTTGTGATGTGTGCGATAGCCCAACTAACGTCTGTGATGCGCACTTTGGACGTGGGATGTCCGAATGTTCAGATGCCTGGACGGATGACCAGACGATGAAAGGGCGGGCCGCACCATGCCTTCAAGAGTTCGCGCACGTCTCAGAGCCGCCCTCGTCACGGCCGTCGCCACCTCGGCGACGGCCGTGGCGTTAAGTCCCGCGGAGTCCCAACCGGCCAAGACGGCGCCGGTGTTCGAGCAACAGGTGCTGTTCCGGGCGTCCCAGGATCCCGGGTACGCCTGCTTCCGCATCCCCGCGATCGTGAAGACCAAGGACGGCACGCTGCTGGCGTTCGCCGAGGGGCGGGTGCTCAACTGCGGCGACGCCGCCGACATCGACATCGTGCTGAAGCGGTCGACGGACGGCGGCCGCACCTGGGGTCCGCTCCAGGTCGTCAACGAGGGCGGCGGCGACACGCACGGCAACCCGGCGCCGATCGTGGACCGCGAGACCGGCCGCATCCTGCTGGCGGAGACGTACAACACGGGGCGTACGGACAGCGGCAGTTGCTCGGTGCCATGTGATCGCACACCGCATCTGCAGTACAGCGACGACGACGGCCGGACCTGGTCCCGGCCACGCGATCTGAGCGGCTCGATACTGCCCCCGAACTGGAACTCCTGGTACGCCACCGGCCCCGTGCACGGTATCCAGCTCACCAAGGGCAAGCACGCCGGGCGTCTGGTCTTCGGCGTCAACACCGAGACCTGGGACGGCAGTCGGGTCACCGCCAACCACGCCGCCCTCATCGTCAGCGACGACGGCGGTGACAACTGGCGGATCGGCGCGACCGACTCCTGGCCCATCTCCGCCGCCGACGGCACCTTCCGGCAGAAGCCGTCCGAGGTGACCCTCACCGAGCGCGCGGACGGCACGATCCTCATCAGCGGCCGGGAGCAGGACGGCACCGACCTCGGGCACCGCGCGCAGACGTACAGCAGCGACGGCGGCGACAGCTTCACCGGGCCCTTCCGCGACCTTCCGGACCTCTACACGCCCCAGGTGCAGGGCGCCACGCTCCGCCTGGGCGACCGCATCCTGCTGTCCGCCCCGGGCGACCCGGACCGGCGCCGGACGATGATGATCCGCAGCTCCTACGACGGCGGCGCCGGCTGGGACAGCGTGGACCGCGGCAAGGTCGTCACCACCGACTGGTCCGGCTACTCCGACATGGTGGACATCGACGCGTCCACGGTGGGCCTGATGTACGAGGGCGGTGCGGTCGACGCGCGGGACGAGATCCGCTTCGCGCGGTTCAACGAGGACTGGCTCGGGCCTCGGCGCGGCCCGGACCCGACCACCCCCGACCTCGCCATCGGCGCACCCCGCGCGACCGTGCTCGGCGGCCCCGAGGTGACGGACGGCGTGCTCGGCAACGCCCTGCAGTTCGACGGGGACGACGACGCCGTACGCCTGCCGTATCGGACGAGTCTGCCGCTCGGGACCCGTGAGTTCACGGTGTCGCTGTTCTTCCGGTACTCCGCCACCAGCGGTGAGCAGCCGTTCCTGTGGATGGGCGGGATCGGCGCCAGTCAGCCCCAGGTCTGGCTGCGCGGCGAGCCCGGCAACGACCGGGTGCGCGCCCTGATCACCACGCGGGAGGGGTTCGGGACGGTGCGCACCTCCTCCGTGTGGGCCGGCGGCGCCGCCAACGACGGCCAGTGGCATCACCTCGCCCTGCGGCGCGGCGGCGGGCGGCTGACGCTGTTCCTCGACGGACGGGCGATCAGCACCACGGACGTGCCCGGGTCGGTCAGCCGGAACTCACCGTTCGGCGTGCACATCGGGCAGCGCATGGACAGCCGGGCCTTTCTCACCGGCGCGATCGACGACGTACGCGTGTGGAACCGGGCGCTCGGCGACGAGGAGCTCAGCGCCGCGGCGCTGCGGGCCACCCCCCGCGAGAAGGTGAACACCCGCGACACCGTCCTGTGGCTGCCCATGGACCAAGTGGGCTGAGGCCACTAACGTCCCGGGCGTGCCCGACGACGCACGAGCACGGCAGCGCACGGGAACCGGCCTGGGACTTCTGCTGGCCCTGGTTCTCGCGGCCGTGCTGCTCACCGCCCTCCCGGACGACGGCGAACGGGAGGGCGGTGACGCGTGCGTGCCTCGTTCGGTGGCGTCCTGGTCGGCGGACAAGGACCTCACGGGCGAGTTCGCCCGCTACGGCGACGATCCCTCCCGTGCGGACGACTGGACCGGCGGTGACGGTACGCACTCGGTGCGGCTGCCGGACGGCCGGGTGCTGTGGCTGTTCTCGGACACCTATCTGGGCCGGGTGCACGCCCCGCCCAACCCGTTCGGCGAGTCCTACACCTGGCGGGAGGCGTCCGCCCCGCTGGTGCGCAACTCGGCGGTCGTCATGCGTGACGGCCGCCTGGAGCGCACCCTGTCCACCCCGCTCTTCCCGGACCCCGCCCCGAACCAGTGGCGCTGGCCGGTCGCGGCCCGCGTCGAGCCCCGTTCCCCCGGTTCGTCGCAGCAGGTGCTGCGGGTGCTGCTGTGGGTGCGCACGGCCGGGCAGGCGCCCTGGATCTACGGGGTGCCGACCGCGACCGAGGTCGCCACGCTCTCGCTGCCCGATCTGCGGGTCGAGTCGGTGGTGAAGGTCCTCGACCAGCAGCTGGTGCCGGACGCGTCCCGGCGGGTGCTGTTCGGGACGACGCTGGTCGAGGAGGACGGCTGGACGTACGTCTTCGGCGGCGACGACGGCCAGGCGGCCTCCCGGCCGGTCTCGCACGCGTACGTCGCGCGCGTGCCGGAGGGCCGGCTCGCCGAGCCGGGCGCCTGGCAGTACTGGAACGGGTCGGAGTGGGGGAAGGCCGGAGCCCGGCTGCCCCCGGTGCTGGGGGACGGACAGCGCACGGGGGTGGGCAGCGCCTTCTCGGTGGCGCGGGTGCGCGGGACGTACGTGCTGTTCACGATGGCCGCCGGCAGCAGCGGGCTGACGACCGTGACCTCGTACTGGGCCTGCTCCCCCGCCGGCCCGTGGCACGGGCCGGCCAAGGGCTTCAGCCCGTCGCTGCCGGCGGGCGGCCAGGTCGCCGCCTACAACCCTCAGGTGCACCCCGAGCTGAGCGGCGACGGGCGCCTGGTGCTCAGCTACGACGTCAACTGGCTGGACACCGGCGATGCGGCGGCGCAGCTCAGCCGGAACGTGTCCCTGTACCGACCGCGGTTCGTGACGCTGCGGGCGGCGCCGACACGTTGACCGTCTCCTGGGCGTCGTGGGCGCGGCGCCTGGCGATGACCGCGCACACCATGAGCTGCATCTGGTGGAAGAGCATCAGCGGCAGCACGGCCAGTGAGGCGTGCGCGCCGAACAGGACGCTCGCCATGGGCAGCCCGGCGGCGAGGGACTTCTTCGAGCCGGCGAACTGGATGGCGATGCGGTCCTCGCGGTTGAAGCGCAGCGCCTTGGCGCCGTACCAGGACAGGGCGAGCATCACGGCCAGCAGCACCGCCTCGACGGCGAGCAGGCCGCCCAGCCGGACCGGGCTCACCTGGTGCCAGATGCCCTGGACCATGCCCGCGCTGAACGCGGTGTAGACGACCAGCAGGATCGAGCCGCGGTCGACGAGCCCGAGGACCTTCTTGTGCCGGGCGACGAAACCGCCGATCCAGCGGCGCAGCACCTGCCCGGCGACGAACGGCACGAGCAGTTGCAGCACGATCTTGACGAGCGAGTCGGCGGAGAAGCCGCCCGCGCTGCCGCCGAGCACGGCCGCCGCGAGCAGCGGGGTGATGACGATGCCGACCAGGGAGGAGAAGGAGCCCGCGCAGATCGCGGCGGGCACGTTGCCGCGGGCCATCGAGGTGAAGGCGATCGACGACTGGATGGTCGACGGGACGAGGGTGAGGAACAGCAGGCCCTGGTAGAGCGGGTGGGTCAGGATCACCGGGACGAGGCCGCGCGCCGCCAGGCCCAGCAGCGGGAAGGCGACGAAGGTGCAGACCAGGACGGTGACATGGAGCCGCCAGTGCTTCAGTCCGTCCAGTGCGTCACGGGTGGACAGCCGGGCGCCGTAGAGGAAGAAGAGGAAGGCGATCGCGGCCGTGGAGGCACCGGACGCCACGTCGGAGGCCGTCCCGCGCGCCGGGAACAGGGCCGCGAGGCCCACGGTCCCGAGCAGCAGCAGGATGTACGGGTCGATGGGCATCCAACGCGGCCATTGCAGGCGTTTCACTGTGCTCCACTACTTCGCTTGCTTCGCTGAACATCCGGGCTGATCTTCCGGTTGCGGACACGGACGTGCCCTCTCCATCGTCCTCCGGCGGTCCGCGATCGGGAATCCGGCATACCACTCTGACTGTCATCACGTTTCGCGATAACGGCGGGGTAGCCTGATCGACGTGTACGACCCCTCCCACCTCCGTACGTTCCTGGCGGTGGCCCAGACGCTGAGCTTCACACAGGCCGCCAGACGGCTCGGCCTGCGGCAGTCGACCGTCAGCCAGCACGTACGGCGACTGGAGGACGCGACCGGACGGCCGCTGTTCTCCCGGGACACCCACTCCGTGGAGCTCACCGAGGACGGCGAGGCGATGCTCGGCTTCGCCCGCCGGATCCTGGAGGTGCACGACCAGGCGGCGGCGTTCTTCACCGGCACCCGGCTGCGCGGCCGGCTCCGCTTCGGCGCGTCCGAGGACTTCGTCCTGACCCGGCTGCCGGAGATCCTGGAGGGCTTCCGCTACGACCATCCCGAGGTCGATCTGGAGCTGACGGTCGAGCTCTCGGGCACCCTGCACGAGCAGCTCGCCGCCGGAAAGCTGGACCTGGTGCTGGCCAAGCGGCGTCCGGAGGACCCTCGCGGGGAGCTGGTCTGGCACGACCGGCTGGTGTGGATCGGCGCGGAGCGGCTGCGCCTGGAGCCGGATCGTCCGGTGCCGTTGATCGTCTATCCGCCGCCGGGCATCACCAGGGCGCTGGCCCTGGAGGCGCTGGAGCGGCAGGGGCGCGAGTGGCGGATCGTGTGCACCAGCGGCAGCCTCAACGGGCTGATCGCCGCCGCGCGGGCCGGGCTCGGGGTGATGGCGCACTCGCGGGGGCTGATTCCGCCGGGGCTGCTGCGGGTGCCGGACCGGTCGGGGCTGCCGGAGCTGGGGCGGGTCGACTTCGTGCTGGTGCACGGGGGGCGGCGCACGGCCGCGCAGGGGGCGGCGGACGCGCTGGCGGCGACGATTCTGGCGGGCGGGGACCGGTTGCACCGGCGTCAGCCGTGAAGGAGACCGGAGTGACAGATTCAGCCACTTGGACGCTGACGGAAGAGGCGACGGCTCGGCGCGGTCGACATGATCGGCAGGGGCCGAACCGGGTCGTCGGGTGTACAGATTCGGTGGAGATTACGGGTCCGAAACTTACTCAACCGTCAGTTTTCTGTCCGACCCTTCCCCATGTGAGCGCATTTTGCTTCGCTGACCAGTGCATACCTGAGCACCAGTCCATTTTCGGCCCTCTCCCGTCCGAAAGGCGGGTGGGGTAGCTTTCACGGCGCTGTGCGGAGTGTCAGCCTAGGCATTCGGAGCGGGGAGCGGGGTTTGCGCGAGTTCACCAACCCTCCGTTGGCGTTGGCACCGCCGGTGGGCGGCCTGGCCGACGTCGTCTTCCAGCATGCCCAGGAGGACCCGTTGTACGTCGTCCTGGGCCGCAAGGACGAGGACGGGCACTGGCGGGACGTCACCGCCGCCGAGTTCCGTGACGAGGTCCTGGCCCTGGCCAAGGGCCTGCTGGCCCGGGGCATCCGGTTCGGCGACCGGGTCGCGATCATGTCCCGCACCCGGTACGAGTGGACGCTCTTCGACTTCGCCCTGTGGACGATCGGCGCTCAGGTCGTGCCGATCTACCCCACCTCGTCGGCCGAGCAGTGCTTCTGGACGCTGTACGACGCCGAGTGCTCGGCGGCCATCGTGGAGCACGAGGACCACGCGATGACCATCGCGACCGTCATCGACCGGCTGCCCCGGCTGCACCAGCTCTGGCAGCTCGACGCGAGTGCCGTACAGGAGCTTTACGACGCCGGCGCGCACCTCGACGACGAGGTGGTCCACCGGCACCGGCAGGCGGTCACGCCGGACTCGGTCGCGACGGTCATCTACACCTCGGGCACCACGGGGCGCCCCAAGGGCTGTGTGATCTCGCACGGCAACTTCATGTACGAGGCGGACACCGTCATCGAGCGCTGGGAGCCGGTGTTCCACTCCAAGAAGGGCGACGAGGCGGCGACCCTGCTGTTCCTGCCGCTCGCGCATGTCTTCGGGCGGATGGTGCAGGTCGCCGCGATCCGCGGCCGGGTCCGCTTCGGTCACC
It encodes:
- a CDS encoding LysR substrate-binding domain-containing protein, with translation MYDPSHLRTFLAVAQTLSFTQAARRLGLRQSTVSQHVRRLEDATGRPLFSRDTHSVELTEDGEAMLGFARRILEVHDQAAAFFTGTRLRGRLRFGASEDFVLTRLPEILEGFRYDHPEVDLELTVELSGTLHEQLAAGKLDLVLAKRRPEDPRGELVWHDRLVWIGAERLRLEPDRPVPLIVYPPPGITRALALEALERQGREWRIVCTSGSLNGLIAAARAGLGVMAHSRGLIPPGLLRVPDRSGLPELGRVDFVLVHGGRRTAAQGAADALAATILAGGDRLHRRQP